One segment of Rhodopirellula baltica SH 1 DNA contains the following:
- a CDS encoding DUF4198 domain-containing protein: MNRLLLSLAFLLTAIPSTTYAHKVWLLPSQTVFSGPEPWLTVDAAVSNDLFYFNHFPLGLDNLVITAPDGTHVEAENQAKGKYRSVFDLPLTQRGTYRVAVVNDGAFASWEENGERRRWRGSADAIASEVPADADNLRITESFGRVETFVTNGAPSLDALKPVGKGIELIPVTHPNDLYAGETATFRFLVNGQPQKDMEIVVIQGGTRYRNSQEETNVTTNEEGEFQITWTGPGMYWIETSHQDNDTKIKNAAGRRMSYAGTVEVLPQ; encoded by the coding sequence ATGAATCGTTTGCTCCTTTCGCTCGCTTTTTTGCTCACCGCCATTCCGAGCACGACCTACGCCCACAAGGTTTGGTTGTTGCCTTCGCAAACCGTCTTCTCGGGTCCCGAACCCTGGTTGACCGTTGACGCGGCGGTTTCGAACGACTTGTTCTACTTCAATCACTTTCCACTGGGATTGGACAACTTGGTCATCACGGCCCCTGACGGAACCCATGTCGAAGCCGAGAACCAAGCCAAGGGAAAATACCGCAGCGTCTTCGATCTCCCACTGACTCAGCGTGGCACCTATCGCGTTGCTGTCGTCAACGATGGTGCTTTTGCAAGCTGGGAAGAGAATGGCGAACGACGTCGTTGGCGCGGAAGCGCCGATGCGATCGCAAGCGAAGTTCCTGCCGACGCCGACAACCTCCGCATCACCGAAAGCTTCGGGCGAGTCGAAACGTTCGTCACCAACGGTGCACCTTCGCTGGACGCACTGAAACCAGTCGGAAAGGGCATCGAGTTGATCCCCGTCACCCATCCCAACGACCTGTACGCGGGTGAAACAGCCACGTTCCGATTCTTGGTCAACGGCCAACCTCAGAAGGACATGGAGATCGTTGTGATCCAAGGCGGAACGCGTTATCGCAACTCGCAAGAAGAAACCAACGTCACGACCAACGAAGAAGGTGAGTTCCAAATCACTTGGACGGGACCTGGCATGTACTGGATCGAAACCAGTCACCAAGACAACGACACCAAGATCAAAAACGCCGCCGGCCGTCGAATGAGCTACGCGGGCACCGTTGAAGTCCTGCCTCAATGA
- a CDS encoding DUF4956 domain-containing protein produces MPEWLNQVSTEVDANLPTLATRLVLAWLCGWAVALIARIKSPANTADQLTLTLVLMSVLIAMATQIIGDNIARAFSLVGALSIVRFRAAVSSTRDVAFVLAAVVVGMAIGAGQYWVSFLGLITLAWATQFNGGRPAPQLEKPTTLTDKTWRLTMKVGLHSIGGWESELQRLTKSYEIVSAETARRGGSLELVYRYQPQDDTDASQLIAALNAIPTVESVATKPM; encoded by the coding sequence ATGCCTGAGTGGCTGAATCAAGTTTCCACCGAGGTGGATGCCAACCTGCCGACATTGGCCACGCGACTCGTATTGGCGTGGTTGTGTGGATGGGCCGTGGCTCTGATCGCTCGCATCAAATCACCGGCCAACACCGCCGACCAACTCACGTTGACGTTGGTTCTGATGAGCGTGCTGATCGCGATGGCGACTCAAATCATCGGCGACAACATCGCTCGAGCATTCAGCTTGGTGGGCGCACTATCGATCGTTCGCTTCCGAGCTGCCGTGTCGTCCACTCGTGACGTGGCCTTTGTTTTGGCAGCGGTGGTCGTCGGCATGGCGATCGGGGCCGGTCAATACTGGGTGTCCTTCCTGGGGTTGATTACGCTGGCTTGGGCAACCCAGTTCAACGGCGGACGTCCCGCACCCCAGCTCGAGAAGCCCACCACGCTGACTGACAAGACATGGCGTTTGACCATGAAAGTCGGGCTGCATTCGATCGGTGGTTGGGAATCCGAACTGCAACGACTGACCAAGAGCTACGAGATCGTTTCAGCAGAAACCGCTCGTCGGGGCGGTTCACTCGAACTCGTCTACCGCTATCAACCACAAGACGACACCGACGCCAGCCAACTGATCGCCGCTCTGAACGCGATCCCCACGGTTGAGTCGGTCGCCACCAAACCAATGTGA
- a CDS encoding LamG-like jellyroll fold domain-containing protein, giving the protein MIRTILLSLFVSFPVLTIAAEPVRWSADSTQASVVAMHGKAAMCAGIEGESWLLDGQTALEPHGARDVLESGEYSLVVWVNPYRLNSGQQIIAAKNRYSLNEREWSLMLDRNHQFSLYVYQGGWRTISGPEPELGRWYQLGVVMQPDSAELYVNGERVGSLKLDRPVQFTDAPLTLGGVNDDGMVRQTWHGAIDEVQLHPRAFSSDEVAASYRPVTSVHDIPMPPQPFHLWDESSPLPRAEDLPEVANVDFHVIKKWDKPRDGYTFLHGVALTRHQGKLFASIGHNKGDENTVTEEAQFRVSEDDGKTWGPLQVIDAGAEENLAVSHGVFLSHGKTLWAFHGAYYGRMDNIHTRAYRMNESTGEWERMGVVIESGFWPMNQPVRMDDGNWIMPGFLGKRYSGDNVFPAAVAISHGDDFTRWDLVPIPVDAFIHRMWGESSLWVDGSTVFNVARYGGDAKALVAKSDDYGRTWSPSQISNLPMATSKPAAGVLSNGQRYLVCTTADGNGGKRSPLTIAVSRPGENVFAKVFVIRRAMNGDAPGESATSLSLSYPCAMEYDGKLYVGYSNNGGRRANQNSAEMAVLPLESLQIP; this is encoded by the coding sequence ATGATCCGAACCATTTTGTTGAGTCTCTTTGTCTCGTTTCCCGTCCTGACAATCGCGGCCGAACCAGTTCGGTGGTCGGCGGATTCGACGCAAGCGAGTGTCGTTGCAATGCACGGCAAAGCGGCGATGTGTGCTGGGATTGAGGGCGAGAGTTGGTTGCTCGACGGGCAGACCGCGCTGGAACCGCATGGGGCACGCGACGTTTTGGAATCGGGGGAGTATTCGCTCGTTGTTTGGGTGAATCCGTATCGTTTGAATTCTGGCCAACAAATCATCGCGGCCAAGAATCGCTATTCGTTGAATGAACGCGAGTGGTCGCTGATGCTAGATCGCAATCACCAGTTCAGCCTCTATGTGTATCAAGGTGGATGGCGAACCATTTCTGGGCCTGAGCCTGAACTCGGTCGCTGGTATCAACTCGGCGTGGTCATGCAGCCCGATTCAGCGGAGTTGTATGTCAACGGCGAACGCGTGGGATCGTTGAAGCTGGATCGGCCTGTGCAATTCACCGACGCTCCACTGACTTTGGGTGGCGTGAACGACGATGGAATGGTTCGGCAAACATGGCACGGTGCGATTGATGAGGTTCAGCTTCATCCCCGAGCGTTCTCCTCTGACGAAGTGGCGGCATCCTATCGTCCTGTCACTTCGGTGCATGACATACCGATGCCTCCTCAACCGTTTCATTTGTGGGACGAGAGTTCACCGCTACCCCGGGCCGAAGATCTGCCCGAGGTCGCCAACGTTGACTTTCATGTGATCAAGAAATGGGACAAACCCCGGGACGGATACACGTTCTTGCACGGGGTCGCGCTTACTCGGCACCAAGGGAAGTTGTTTGCGTCGATCGGTCACAACAAAGGGGATGAAAACACGGTGACCGAGGAAGCCCAGTTTCGAGTCAGCGAGGACGATGGAAAGACATGGGGGCCGTTGCAAGTCATTGACGCCGGCGCTGAAGAAAACCTGGCTGTCAGTCATGGAGTCTTTCTGTCGCACGGAAAAACATTGTGGGCATTCCATGGTGCCTACTACGGTCGAATGGACAACATCCACACGCGTGCCTATCGGATGAACGAATCCACGGGAGAGTGGGAGCGAATGGGCGTGGTCATCGAAAGCGGATTCTGGCCTATGAACCAACCCGTTCGAATGGACGATGGCAATTGGATCATGCCGGGATTTCTCGGGAAACGTTATTCAGGGGACAACGTGTTCCCCGCGGCAGTTGCCATCAGCCATGGCGATGATTTCACCCGATGGGATTTGGTTCCGATTCCGGTGGACGCATTCATTCATCGAATGTGGGGTGAATCCAGTTTGTGGGTGGATGGTTCCACCGTCTTCAACGTCGCTCGCTACGGTGGGGACGCCAAAGCATTGGTTGCGAAAAGCGATGACTATGGTCGGACTTGGTCACCTTCCCAAATCAGCAATCTGCCGATGGCAACGTCCAAACCCGCGGCCGGTGTACTGAGCAACGGTCAACGGTATCTGGTCTGCACAACCGCAGACGGAAACGGAGGCAAACGATCGCCATTGACCATCGCCGTTTCACGCCCGGGCGAGAATGTTTTCGCGAAAGTGTTCGTCATCCGGCGAGCGATGAACGGGGACGCACCCGGTGAGTCCGCAACAAGTTTGAGTTTGTCGTATCCGTGTGCGATGGAATACGATGGCAAACTCTATGTTGGGTACTCCAACAATGGCGGTCGTCGTGCGAACCAGAACAGCGCCGAGATGGCAGTGCTGCCGTTGGAGTCACTTCAAATCCCGTGA
- a CDS encoding DUF2271 domain-containing protein codes for MMNRIALMLGVALLGVCQTTAEDWKATVEIPRLNVSEYHRPYVAIWIQDENRKCVANLAVWYQLTKSGEGEGTKWLPDLRQWWRRSGRSLQMPVDGVSGATRPAGKHELAFDDADQRFSKLPAGKYSLMVEASREVGGREVLELPFEWPSKTTQKLKATGKEELGDITFAIPPSK; via the coding sequence ATGATGAATCGAATTGCGTTGATGCTCGGCGTCGCTCTGCTTGGCGTCTGCCAAACGACCGCTGAAGACTGGAAAGCCACCGTTGAAATCCCACGGTTGAATGTCTCGGAATACCACCGTCCTTATGTGGCAATCTGGATCCAAGACGAAAACCGAAAATGCGTCGCAAACCTGGCCGTTTGGTACCAACTGACCAAATCGGGCGAAGGGGAAGGCACCAAGTGGTTGCCCGACCTTCGTCAGTGGTGGCGACGTTCCGGACGTTCCTTGCAAATGCCCGTCGATGGCGTTTCAGGTGCGACACGACCTGCCGGAAAACATGAGTTGGCATTCGACGATGCCGACCAACGTTTCTCGAAATTGCCCGCCGGAAAGTACAGCCTGATGGTGGAAGCTTCGCGAGAAGTTGGCGGACGCGAAGTGTTGGAACTGCCATTTGAGTGGCCGTCCAAAACGACTCAGAAGTTGAAAGCCACTGGCAAAGAAGAACTCGGCGACATCACGTTTGCCATTCCCCCCTCCAAATGA
- a CDS encoding DUF1559 domain-containing protein, which yields MTHHRKAGSQRINVPSTQTFVSPMLRRGFTLVELLVVIAIIGVLVGLLLPAVQSAREAARSMQCSNNLKQIGLATHNYASTYAGAFPNNGFSGPTYPNDFSPHAKILPFLEQSQLQDLINFSIPMGHPAREDLPVELREAAQTRVPAFECPSDVNAVLHGLTMPSGDVIQIAGTSYSMNQGSGQDGVFHPGNGTPSDGMCWVNAKLKFRDILDGTSHTILFAETGIGSGLDVATVSPKMDVRSNRASVSSIATTVLEAAAQNQYAGVEAVTSSWDGSRNHYWLRGSVPDGAVMNGFLPPNSQIPDLSFRSAKITGPRSYHTGLVKVLMADGSVQNVTDSVEQEVWHASWTRMGREIETISSQ from the coding sequence ATGACTCACCACCGCAAAGCTGGTTCACAGCGAATCAACGTTCCATCGACGCAAACATTTGTGTCTCCGATGCTCCGTCGCGGTTTTACACTGGTCGAATTGTTGGTCGTGATTGCGATCATTGGCGTGTTGGTTGGCTTGCTGTTGCCCGCGGTTCAATCCGCACGCGAAGCCGCTCGGTCGATGCAGTGCAGCAACAACCTCAAGCAAATTGGACTGGCCACGCACAACTATGCATCAACTTACGCTGGTGCGTTTCCCAACAATGGTTTCAGCGGCCCAACGTATCCAAACGACTTTTCGCCGCACGCGAAAATCCTGCCGTTTCTGGAGCAATCCCAACTGCAAGATCTGATCAACTTCAGTATTCCGATGGGTCACCCTGCACGCGAAGATCTGCCTGTCGAATTGCGTGAGGCCGCCCAGACGCGAGTCCCAGCGTTCGAATGCCCCAGCGATGTCAATGCGGTTCTACACGGATTGACGATGCCATCAGGCGATGTCATTCAAATCGCGGGAACCAGCTACAGCATGAATCAAGGCAGCGGCCAAGACGGTGTCTTTCACCCCGGCAACGGCACACCATCGGACGGCATGTGCTGGGTCAACGCCAAGCTGAAATTCCGTGACATTCTCGATGGAACCTCTCACACAATCCTGTTCGCTGAGACGGGCATTGGGTCCGGACTCGATGTCGCCACCGTCTCGCCCAAGATGGATGTCCGATCGAATCGTGCGTCTGTCAGTTCCATCGCCACGACGGTCTTGGAAGCAGCAGCTCAAAACCAATACGCCGGTGTTGAAGCGGTCACGAGCAGTTGGGATGGCAGCCGCAACCACTACTGGTTGCGTGGGTCGGTACCTGATGGAGCCGTCATGAATGGCTTCTTGCCACCGAACAGTCAAATTCCTGATCTCAGTTTCCGTTCAGCCAAAATCACCGGACCACGTAGCTATCATACCGGGCTCGTGAAAGTCCTGATGGCCGATGGCAGCGTTCAAAACGTGACAGATTCGGTCGAACAAGAAGTCTGGCACGCAAGCTGGACCCGAATGGGACGCGAGATCGAGACCATTTCGTCCCAATGA
- a CDS encoding polyphosphate polymerase domain-containing protein, with translation MNDKRIELKYQLDSSLALEVKQWAREHLAADPHCKSGDTYDVNSLYLDTPQLDLFHQTGSIGRRKYRVRRYGSESHLWLESKSKKKNEVQKTRCVGSEDEVMNTLRELERASRDSESAPAPKASLGDWFRDQAIKKQLQPTTQIHYRRFARMGSELGQNMRLTIDSQLHASPASGWDVASEEAGSDRTQRVKATELEILELKFHRIMPHRFKELLREFPIPVTGFSKYRAAVRCWNLDQPVPVFDSAIEVSPECDWNTETLSYA, from the coding sequence ATGAACGACAAACGAATCGAACTGAAATACCAACTGGACTCATCGCTGGCATTGGAAGTCAAGCAATGGGCCCGTGAACATTTGGCAGCGGATCCCCACTGCAAATCGGGTGACACGTACGACGTCAACAGCCTGTACCTGGACACGCCTCAACTGGATCTGTTTCACCAAACCGGCAGCATCGGTCGCCGAAAGTATCGTGTTCGCCGATATGGCAGCGAATCGCACCTTTGGCTCGAGAGCAAATCGAAAAAGAAGAACGAAGTTCAAAAGACACGCTGCGTCGGATCCGAAGACGAAGTGATGAACACGCTGCGGGAACTCGAACGAGCCTCCCGTGATTCGGAATCAGCACCTGCCCCCAAGGCTTCCCTGGGCGATTGGTTCCGCGATCAGGCGATCAAAAAACAGCTTCAACCAACCACACAAATTCACTATCGACGTTTCGCTCGGATGGGATCGGAACTGGGCCAGAACATGCGATTGACCATCGATAGCCAACTGCACGCCAGCCCGGCGTCGGGTTGGGACGTCGCATCCGAGGAGGCTGGTTCTGACCGGACCCAACGCGTGAAAGCGACCGAACTGGAAATCTTGGAACTGAAGTTCCACCGGATCATGCCGCATCGATTCAAAGAACTGCTGCGTGAATTTCCGATCCCAGTGACCGGGTTCTCCAAGTATCGAGCCGCTGTTCGCTGCTGGAACCTGGATCAACCAGTTCCTGTGTTCGATTCGGCGATTGAAGTGTCGCCGGAATGCGATTGGAACACGGAGACCCTGTCCTATGCCTGA
- a CDS encoding prenyltransferase/squalene oxidase repeat-containing protein — protein MHWESNPSGPTSARRKFRLGRRIFVTTCAAAIISLPAHGQDAGTSPEAKTISKTEQLRQEIVSKGLAFLAKEGQSEQGTFSDRVGPGVTALAITSALRNGQTIDDPMVAEGLKALEGYVKPDGGIYGNGRLKNYETCVAMVCFAEANKTGQYNEILKRAKAFVTGIQYGEGTKDPSDPWYGGVGYGGAGRPDLSNTGYMIEALRAVETPASDPAIQRALVFISRCQNLDSEFNDTQFADKVDDGGFYYEIPTTKIDPSTSEERFTPNGGLRSYGSMGYTGLKSMIFAGLTKEDPRVKAAQQWIQDHYSVEKNPGMGTAGLYYYYHTFAAALDAAGLKTVADSDGKEHDWKADLVAELAERQNEDGSWSNDNQRWFENDKNLATSFALMALGHCQ, from the coding sequence ATGCATTGGGAATCCAACCCTTCCGGACCGACATCCGCTCGCCGAAAATTCCGCCTCGGTCGCCGGATTTTTGTCACAACCTGTGCGGCTGCGATCATCAGTTTGCCTGCTCACGGTCAGGACGCGGGAACATCGCCGGAAGCGAAAACGATCAGCAAAACGGAGCAGCTCCGGCAGGAAATTGTCAGCAAGGGGTTGGCTTTTCTGGCCAAAGAGGGGCAATCCGAGCAAGGAACGTTTTCGGACCGAGTCGGACCAGGCGTGACGGCGCTGGCGATCACATCGGCTCTGCGCAACGGTCAAACCATCGACGATCCGATGGTCGCGGAGGGACTCAAAGCACTCGAAGGCTACGTCAAACCTGATGGTGGCATCTACGGCAACGGTCGGCTGAAAAACTATGAAACCTGCGTCGCGATGGTGTGCTTCGCGGAGGCGAACAAGACCGGCCAGTACAATGAAATCTTGAAACGTGCCAAGGCGTTTGTGACCGGAATTCAGTACGGCGAAGGAACCAAGGATCCTTCCGATCCGTGGTACGGCGGCGTCGGCTATGGCGGTGCCGGGCGACCTGATCTGTCGAACACCGGGTACATGATCGAAGCCTTGCGAGCGGTGGAAACTCCGGCGAGCGACCCAGCGATTCAACGGGCGCTCGTCTTCATTTCGCGATGCCAGAACCTCGACAGCGAGTTCAACGACACCCAGTTCGCTGACAAGGTCGATGACGGAGGGTTCTACTACGAAATCCCGACGACCAAGATTGATCCCAGCACCTCGGAAGAACGCTTCACTCCCAACGGCGGGCTTCGTAGTTATGGCTCGATGGGATACACGGGGCTGAAGAGCATGATCTTTGCCGGTTTGACAAAGGAAGACCCTCGTGTCAAAGCCGCTCAACAATGGATTCAGGATCACTACAGCGTTGAAAAGAATCCTGGCATGGGCACCGCGGGGCTGTATTACTACTACCACACGTTCGCAGCGGCCCTGGATGCGGCGGGCTTGAAAACGGTTGCCGATTCCGACGGCAAGGAACACGACTGGAAAGCCGACTTGGTTGCCGAATTGGCTGAACGTCAAAACGAAGATGGATCGTGGAGCAACGACAACCAGCGTTGGTTTGAGAACGATAAGAATCTCGCCACCAGTTTCGCTTTGATGGCACTGGGGCACTGCCAATGA
- a CDS encoding PepSY-associated TM helix domain-containing protein: MSNPTAETSATPTIRKTGFSSAALRTVVLWHWTSSAVCLIGMLGFAITGITLNHASQIETEPQRDSVIDDLPPKFMSLLANSTEEESAALPPELAEWLTEQTGKAIGSRKADWSEDEVYLSMPGPGSDAWLAIDRETGEFEFESTQRGWISYFNDLHKGRNTGAAWKWFLDLFAIATLVFCFTGLLLLVEHARRRKMTWPLVGLGLFLPFLLAVLLIH; this comes from the coding sequence ATGAGCAACCCGACTGCCGAAACGTCTGCAACGCCCACCATTCGAAAGACCGGATTTTCATCCGCTGCTTTGCGAACGGTGGTGCTGTGGCACTGGACCAGCTCGGCAGTTTGCTTGATCGGGATGTTGGGGTTTGCGATCACCGGCATCACCCTGAACCACGCTTCCCAAATCGAAACCGAACCGCAACGTGATTCGGTCATTGATGATTTGCCGCCGAAGTTCATGAGTTTGCTGGCGAACTCGACGGAAGAAGAATCCGCCGCTCTGCCGCCTGAACTGGCCGAGTGGCTGACCGAACAAACTGGCAAAGCAATTGGCAGTCGAAAAGCGGATTGGTCGGAGGATGAGGTTTACCTCTCGATGCCCGGCCCCGGATCCGACGCGTGGCTGGCGATTGATCGCGAAACCGGTGAATTTGAATTTGAATCCACCCAGCGCGGTTGGATCTCCTACTTCAACGATTTGCACAAAGGACGCAACACAGGTGCGGCATGGAAATGGTTCCTCGATCTTTTCGCAATTGCCACGCTGGTGTTCTGTTTCACTGGTTTACTGTTGCTGGTTGAACACGCTCGGCGTCGAAAAATGACTTGGCCGCTGGTCGGACTCGGACTCTTTCTGCCGTTCTTGCTGGCCGTATTGCTCATTCACTGA
- a CDS encoding flavodoxin domain-containing protein: protein MSLKINAICLAVLVIAAWFLAQWTEGTWWVAPPSASRWWMAAGSLVAYSLLCAWSFRKVAVSNASTANVTSVVSEQVPTDSPTTSVKDDSVLVVYASETGFAEELAQQTLELLRAAGKAAELLPLDELSVERLQTIPHAFFLASTAGDGEPPVHAFEFAEDVMSSQHDLSSLTYAVLALGDSSYDEYCAFGRQIDAWLQQCGAKASDERIEVDDADPLALSAWQALVEEFAGNAQPSL, encoded by the coding sequence ATGAGTTTGAAGATCAACGCCATTTGTCTCGCGGTGCTTGTGATTGCCGCGTGGTTCCTGGCACAGTGGACTGAAGGCACTTGGTGGGTCGCACCACCGAGCGCCTCACGTTGGTGGATGGCGGCGGGTTCTCTCGTCGCTTACAGCTTGCTGTGTGCCTGGTCGTTTCGAAAGGTCGCGGTGTCAAATGCTTCAACGGCGAATGTCACTTCGGTCGTCTCCGAACAAGTGCCCACAGACAGTCCCACGACTTCTGTCAAAGACGATTCGGTACTGGTCGTCTACGCCAGTGAAACAGGATTCGCCGAAGAACTGGCGCAGCAAACCTTGGAACTGCTTCGTGCGGCTGGCAAGGCTGCTGAACTGCTGCCACTGGATGAATTGTCAGTGGAACGATTGCAAACGATTCCACACGCATTCTTTTTGGCCAGCACAGCGGGAGATGGGGAACCGCCCGTTCACGCATTTGAATTTGCGGAGGACGTGATGTCTTCCCAACATGATTTGTCATCGCTGACTTACGCGGTGTTGGCACTCGGCGACAGCAGTTACGACGAGTACTGTGCATTCGGCCGACAAATCGACGCTTGGTTGCAACAGTGCGGAGCGAAGGCATCCGACGAGCGAATCGAAGTTGATGACGCCGATCCTTTGGCATTGTCAGCCTGGCAAGCACTCGTCGAAGAGTTTGCCGGCAACGCTCAACCGAGTTTGTGA
- a CDS encoding CotH kinase family protein has product MLRFPHVRSKVLLMAGAALIVGPGCSPNIQAQPPGFGPGGPGGPDQADQELVEKFDDDANGWLNDSERKEARDFLAANPTQRGFGGPGGFRGRGEGRGPGEGRDRGEGRGADFGPPPGFGPGPGFGPPADGGPPPGDEAERGRGRRGGGPPGMNRDRPEPTPGQTITKESVSPIKGDLYDPQVVRTVFLDFSNDDWEEEMETFHSTDVEVPATITIDGKSYPNCGISFRGASSYGMVPRGYKRSFNISVDMANEDQRIGGYKTLNLLNGSSDDSMMSTVLYSHIANQHIPAPRANFVRVVINGEDWGVYTNVEQFNKDFVKRNFGSSKGARWKVSGSPRGGGGLEYRGEDLENYRHPFEQKSGNDKDLQRLVDLCRVLEQTPTDELPAALEPIVNVDGLLWFLALDNALINSDGYWIRASDYSIVLDKDDVFHFIPHDMNEAFRAAGGPGGPGGRGGPGGRGGRGRGGPGGFGGPDGFGGPEGFGGPGGFGGPDEFGGPRGFDGPRDSDGPRRFAGPDQNGPRGANGPGPESTASPLGLDPLIGLDDPTKPLRSKVLAVPKYREAYLANVRHIAEHSLNWETLGPFVQSQAKLIEPLMKVDTRKLGTFESFQAMTSDTQVSDHTEEPRRGHGAMNLKAFADGRREFLLK; this is encoded by the coding sequence ATGCTCCGTTTTCCACACGTTCGTTCCAAGGTCTTGTTGATGGCGGGAGCCGCCTTGATCGTCGGCCCCGGTTGCTCCCCCAACATCCAAGCTCAACCGCCTGGATTTGGTCCTGGTGGCCCCGGGGGTCCGGACCAAGCTGATCAAGAACTCGTCGAGAAGTTCGATGACGACGCCAATGGCTGGCTGAACGATTCGGAGCGAAAAGAAGCTCGCGATTTTCTTGCCGCCAACCCGACGCAGCGTGGCTTCGGTGGACCCGGTGGCTTTCGCGGTCGTGGCGAAGGTCGTGGGCCAGGCGAAGGTCGAGATCGGGGCGAAGGCCGCGGGGCTGATTTTGGTCCTCCGCCCGGCTTCGGCCCCGGCCCTGGATTTGGACCTCCTGCCGATGGCGGCCCGCCTCCAGGTGATGAAGCGGAACGCGGCCGCGGTCGACGCGGTGGTGGCCCTCCTGGAATGAATCGCGATCGTCCCGAGCCCACTCCCGGACAAACCATCACCAAAGAATCCGTCTCTCCAATCAAAGGTGACCTGTACGACCCTCAAGTTGTTCGCACCGTTTTTCTGGACTTCAGCAATGACGACTGGGAAGAGGAAATGGAAACCTTCCACAGCACCGACGTGGAAGTTCCCGCCACCATCACCATCGATGGCAAATCGTATCCCAATTGCGGCATCAGCTTCCGTGGTGCCTCGTCGTATGGAATGGTCCCGCGAGGTTACAAACGGTCTTTCAATATTTCGGTCGACATGGCCAACGAAGATCAACGGATCGGCGGTTACAAAACACTGAACCTGCTCAATGGATCCAGTGACGACTCGATGATGAGCACCGTGCTGTACTCGCACATCGCAAATCAACACATCCCAGCACCACGAGCCAACTTCGTTCGCGTTGTCATCAATGGCGAAGACTGGGGTGTGTACACCAACGTCGAACAATTCAACAAAGACTTTGTCAAACGAAACTTTGGCAGCAGCAAAGGCGCACGCTGGAAAGTCAGCGGATCACCTCGTGGTGGCGGTGGACTGGAATATCGCGGCGAAGACTTGGAGAACTATCGCCATCCTTTCGAGCAGAAATCAGGCAACGACAAAGATCTCCAACGATTGGTGGACCTCTGCCGTGTGCTGGAACAAACCCCAACGGATGAATTGCCTGCCGCTTTGGAACCGATTGTCAACGTCGATGGTTTGCTCTGGTTCTTGGCACTCGACAACGCCCTGATCAACTCGGACGGCTACTGGATCCGAGCGAGTGACTACAGCATCGTGCTGGACAAAGACGACGTGTTTCACTTCATCCCACATGATATGAACGAAGCCTTCCGCGCAGCGGGTGGCCCCGGCGGTCCTGGTGGTCGCGGAGGGCCTGGCGGACGAGGCGGTCGTGGACGCGGAGGACCAGGCGGCTTTGGTGGCCCCGATGGCTTTGGTGGCCCCGAAGGATTTGGTGGGCCCGGAGGGTTTGGTGGGCCGGATGAATTCGGTGGCCCAAGAGGATTCGACGGCCCACGTGACTCCGATGGACCTCGTCGATTCGCCGGTCCCGATCAAAACGGCCCTCGCGGTGCGAATGGCCCTGGACCTGAATCGACGGCGTCTCCACTTGGATTGGATCCGCTGATCGGATTGGATGACCCGACCAAACCGCTTCGCAGCAAAGTGTTGGCGGTTCCAAAATACCGTGAGGCGTACCTCGCCAATGTTCGTCACATCGCGGAGCATTCGCTGAACTGGGAAACCCTCGGACCATTCGTTCAGTCTCAAGCCAAACTGATCGAACCACTGATGAAAGTGGACACGCGAAAATTGGGAACGTTTGAATCCTTCCAAGCGATGACCAGCGACACACAGGTGTCCGATCACACGGAAGAACCACGCCGCGGACACGGTGCAATGAACTTGAAGGCCTTCGCCGATGGTCGTCGCGAATTCCTGCTGAAGTAG